A stretch of Colletotrichum lupini chromosome 2, complete sequence DNA encodes these proteins:
- a CDS encoding MYB DNA-binding domain-containing protein: MAIMYPFFLLVGKRPCRIMQQWQVGPVPEYIYSNSTHQPSDMHPQHPYQQDMSRRDQHPQFQYGAPPHQSPAPQHHQPTPVQPPMSVPQPPQPPQAQPHPQQQQHHHQQQHHQQQQQQQQQQQQQHAVQPPPQPQPAPRNRKRPAPAPAQQAPPVTSAPPMPPAPVAPTATPIPPPQINPPVAAPPPQAQPAATEDANAQAPQPPPAKKSRTNTPWTPAEELRLKQMRDAGSSWAEIAKTFPTRTEGSVKKHWYKDMHYAEFAEDESQALLNAIKEYENNKWKVIGQKVGKPAKACEQYAKEHFPDLYAKPTNR; encoded by the exons ATGGCAATCATgtaccctttttttcttctcgtCGGAAAGCGCCCGTGTCGC ATCATGCAGCAGTGGCAAGTCGGCCCCGTGCCGGAGTACATCTACTCCAACTCCACCCATCAGCCTAGCGACATGCA TCCTCAACACCCCTATCAGCAGGACATGTCTCGTCGGGATCAGCACCCACAGTTCCAGTACGGAGCGCCGCCTCACCAGAGCCCGGCACCGCAGCATCACCAGCCCACTCCGGTCCAGCCTCCGATGAGTGTGCCTCAGCCGCCTCAGCCGCCCCAGGCCCAGCCCCATcctcagcagcaacagcaccaccaccagcagcagcatcaccagcagcaacagcaacagcagcagcagcaacaacagcagcatGCTGTTCAGCCCCCGCCTCAGCCGCAGCCGGCACCCAGAAACCGCAAGCGTCCGGCCCCGGCCCCAGCTCAACAGGCCCCGCCGGTCACTAGCGCCCCTCCCATGCCGCCTGCTCCCGTTGCGCCCACCGCTACCCCCATCCCGCCGCCTCAGATCAACCCTCCCGTTGCCGCTCCTCCTCCCCAGGCTCAGCCCGCCGCCACGGAAGATGCCAACGCTCAGGCTCCTCAGCCTCCCCCGGCCAAGAAGAGCCGCACAAACACCCCCTGGACTCCGGCCGAGGAGCTTCGCCTGAAGCAGATGAGAGATGCCGGCAGCAGCTGGGCTGAGATTGCCAAG ACGTTCCCTACTCGCACTGAGGGTAGTGTCAAGAAGCATTGGTACAAGGACATGCACTACGCAGAGTTCGCGGAAGACGAG AGCCAAGCACTCCTCAATGCCATCAAGGAGTACGAAAACAACAAGTGGAAGGTCATCGGGCAAAAGGTCGGCAAGCCCGCCAAGGCTTGCGAACAGTACGCCAAGGAGCACTTTCCCG ACCTCTACGCCAAGCCGACCAACCGGTAG